One genomic segment of Chitinophaga parva includes these proteins:
- a CDS encoding SusC/RagA family TonB-linked outer membrane protein has translation MNHYYHSHPTRRLYRTGLLWPCVALLMATPAIAASPRPQPASVYAMAPAHELHGTVTGAKDNAPLPGVSIQVQGTNRGTVTGADGRFTIRVNDNDVLVITLMGYQRQTITVHNQTTLQISMAEAATGLDEVLVVGYGTERKKLNTGAIDHVASASIDQQHNLRVDEALQGQTPGIQVTPTSAQPGEPMKVRIRGTGTIGNANPLYIVDGVPTYDISYLNAADIASMDVAKDAASTAIYGARAANGIIFVTTKKGKRGIISLGYDGFYGVQNPSRKLPLLDAHEYEVIMNEAGINSGRGPYFTLDQVNSAGKGTDWQEAMYNKNAPIQSHAINVTGGNDKSVYASSISYMKQEGVIGFKGQSVYDRLNVRFNSEHDMYKDIVKFGENFTYSLSNKSGVGVGNIYANTIRGIVNTSPLFPVYDSAGNFAKSTWNPDETNPIALMRYQNNNKAKTDRLIGNVYLQAQPIKGLTIRSDFGLDLSYYNYNNYLPTYNLSTNVVNNHTRATMGMQRVATWNWDNTVAYEHSFGKHRFNVLAGMSSLQADTFYVNGYKEDLIIADQDHAVINNGTNEDTKQVYGSHNQMSLLSYFGRIGYNYAEKYLVTAVFRADGSSMFGPNNRFGYFPSVSAGWVVSNEEFAKRIHGLDFLKVRAGWGQNGNLPLLNWAYLATVSSNYQDYYFGSDESKYVGTSPNQIPNPDLKWETSEQANIGIDGQLFRAFTFTVEFYNKTTKDWIIQPPVPVIAGTSAPLVNGGSVRNRGVEVMVGYENNDHQLHWRVNGNIGINRNQVIDIPNTGKVIQGQTGTNYVGGDEYYRAQVGHPIGYFYGLKTNGIFQNEKEVSAYTGKNGLIQPNALPGDVRFVDLNGDGIIDSNDKTQIGNPFPKFTYGINAGVNYKGVDLSLFFYGNQGQDVYDGIRDYSRPVSNYTTEILGRWTGEGTSNRLPRMTLGDDKNLNMTRSSDLFVHKASFLRIKSINLGYDFKTLFPHMPMQQCRLYISGLNLYTFTQYKGMDPEIGYGPDSWSSGVDLGAYPQPKSLLVGLNVKF, from the coding sequence ATCCGTGTAAATGACAACGACGTACTTGTGATCACGCTGATGGGATACCAGCGACAAACCATTACCGTACATAACCAAACCACCTTGCAGATCAGCATGGCGGAAGCGGCTACCGGCCTGGATGAAGTACTGGTAGTAGGTTACGGCACCGAACGGAAAAAACTCAACACCGGCGCTATTGACCATGTGGCCAGCGCCTCCATAGACCAGCAGCACAACCTGCGGGTAGACGAAGCCCTGCAGGGGCAAACACCCGGCATACAGGTAACGCCTACCTCCGCACAACCAGGTGAGCCGATGAAAGTGCGCATCCGCGGTACAGGCACCATTGGGAATGCCAACCCGCTTTACATCGTGGATGGTGTGCCCACCTATGATATCAGCTACCTCAATGCCGCAGACATTGCCAGCATGGACGTAGCCAAAGATGCTGCCTCCACGGCCATTTACGGCGCCCGCGCGGCAAACGGTATCATCTTCGTGACCACCAAGAAAGGAAAGCGCGGTATCATCAGCCTGGGATATGATGGCTTCTACGGCGTACAAAATCCATCGCGCAAGCTACCACTCCTCGATGCCCATGAATATGAAGTGATCATGAACGAAGCCGGCATCAACTCCGGCCGTGGCCCCTACTTTACGCTGGACCAGGTGAACAGCGCCGGCAAGGGTACGGACTGGCAGGAAGCCATGTACAACAAGAACGCTCCCATTCAAAGCCACGCCATCAATGTAACCGGTGGCAATGACAAGTCTGTATACGCTTCTTCCATTTCTTACATGAAACAGGAAGGGGTGATCGGCTTCAAAGGCCAGTCTGTATACGACCGCCTGAATGTGCGCTTCAACTCCGAGCATGACATGTACAAGGACATTGTGAAATTCGGCGAGAACTTCACCTATTCCCTGTCTAACAAAAGCGGCGTAGGTGTGGGCAATATCTATGCAAACACGATACGTGGCATTGTGAACACAAGCCCCCTCTTCCCGGTGTATGACTCCGCCGGCAACTTTGCAAAATCCACCTGGAACCCGGATGAGACCAATCCCATTGCCCTCATGCGCTACCAGAATAATAACAAGGCAAAGACAGACCGCCTCATTGGCAACGTGTACCTGCAGGCCCAGCCCATCAAGGGTTTGACCATCCGCAGCGACTTTGGCCTTGACCTCAGTTACTATAACTACAACAACTACCTGCCCACTTACAACCTGTCTACCAACGTGGTGAACAACCACACCCGCGCCACCATGGGCATGCAGCGCGTAGCTACCTGGAACTGGGACAACACCGTGGCGTATGAACACAGCTTTGGCAAGCACAGATTCAATGTGCTGGCGGGCATGAGCTCACTGCAGGCAGATACTTTTTATGTGAATGGTTATAAGGAAGACCTCATCATTGCAGACCAGGACCATGCGGTGATCAACAACGGCACCAATGAAGACACCAAGCAGGTATACGGCAGTCATAACCAGATGTCGCTGCTCTCTTACTTTGGCCGTATTGGTTACAATTATGCAGAAAAATACCTGGTAACGGCGGTGTTCCGCGCGGATGGCTCCAGCATGTTCGGGCCTAACAACCGCTTTGGTTACTTCCCCTCCGTTTCCGCGGGCTGGGTGGTGAGCAATGAAGAATTTGCCAAACGCATACACGGGCTGGACTTCCTGAAAGTGCGTGCCGGATGGGGCCAGAACGGTAACCTGCCCTTGCTCAACTGGGCTTACCTGGCCACCGTTTCTTCCAACTACCAGGACTATTATTTTGGCAGTGATGAGAGCAAATATGTAGGCACCTCTCCCAACCAGATCCCCAACCCGGACCTGAAATGGGAAACATCCGAACAGGCAAACATTGGCATTGACGGACAACTGTTCCGCGCCTTCACCTTCACCGTGGAATTTTATAACAAGACCACGAAAGACTGGATCATACAACCGCCCGTACCGGTGATAGCCGGTACTTCTGCACCCCTGGTGAACGGCGGCTCTGTGCGCAACCGCGGGGTAGAAGTAATGGTGGGTTATGAAAACAATGACCACCAGCTGCACTGGCGCGTGAATGGCAACATCGGCATTAACCGTAACCAGGTAATAGACATCCCCAACACAGGTAAAGTGATCCAGGGGCAGACCGGTACCAACTACGTGGGTGGTGACGAATACTACCGCGCGCAGGTGGGCCACCCCATTGGTTATTTCTATGGCCTGAAGACCAACGGCATTTTCCAGAATGAAAAAGAAGTAAGCGCTTACACCGGCAAGAATGGCCTCATACAGCCCAATGCGCTGCCGGGTGATGTGCGTTTTGTAGACCTCAATGGGGATGGCATCATCGACAGCAATGATAAAACACAGATCGGCAACCCCTTTCCCAAATTCACGTACGGCATCAATGCAGGGGTGAACTACAAAGGCGTGGACCTGAGCCTGTTCTTCTACGGCAACCAGGGCCAGGATGTGTATGATGGCATCCGCGATTACTCCCGCCCCGTGAGCAACTACACTACGGAGATCCTGGGCCGCTGGACCGGTGAAGGCACCTCTAACCGCCTGCCCCGCATGACCCTGGGCGATGACAAGAACCTGAACATGACCCGCTCTTCCGATCTCTTTGTGCACAAGGCATCTTTCCTCCGCATCAAGAGCATTAACCTGGGGTATGATTTCAAGACACTGTTTCCCCACATGCCCATGCAGCAATGCCGCCTGTACATATCTGGCCTCAACCTGTACACCTTTACGCAGTACAAGGGCATGGACCCTGAAATTGGCTATGGACCGGACAGCTGGTCATCTGGCGTGGACCTGGGCGCTTACCCGCAACCCAAATCATTGCTGGTGGGCCTGAATGTTAAATTCTAA